In Argonema galeatum A003/A1, a genomic segment contains:
- a CDS encoding Rpn family recombination-promoting nuclease/putative transposase, translating into MIFINPKTDYAFKKIFGSSESKDILISFLNAMIYDGVS; encoded by the coding sequence ATGATTTTCATTAACCCTAAAACAGATTACGCATTCAAAAAAATCTTTGGTTCCTCTGAAAGCAAAGACATTCTCATTAGCTTTCTCAACGCCATGATTTATGATGGCGTTTCTAT